The genomic DNA GGTTGCGGCCGTGGACCCGGGAGCCGAAGGCCCATACCTCGTAGCAGGGGATGTGGGAACGCAGAATTTTCAGGATAGTTTCCAGGTCTGCTGGGTCGATGTGCATCGGAGGTGGAGAATCCTTTCATGATCTGCGAGTAAAAGCGAAAAAAGGGACGGGCCGTCAGTGCCCGTCCCTTTTCCTTTCTTCTGATGAAGCAGCCGCCAAGACTGCTCCTACTACTTCTCCATCAGGATACGCAGCATGCGGCGAAGCGGCTCGGCGGCCCCCCAGAGGAGCTGGTCGCCGCAGGTGAAAGCCTGCACGTACTGTGGCCCCATCTTCATCTTACGCACCCGTCCGACCGGAACGGTGAGGGTGCCGGACACGGCTGCCGGAGTGAGCTGCGCCAGCGAGTCCGCCTTGTTGTTGGGGACGAGCTTCGCCCACTGGTTGTCGTTGGCGATGAGGTTCTCGATGTCGGCTATCGGCACATCCTTGTTGAGCTTGATGGTGATGCCCTGGCTGTGGCAGCGCATCGCGCCGACCCGCACGCAGATGCCGTCGACCGGAATCGGCGACGAGGCACCGAGAATTTTGTTTGTCTCGGCAAAGCCTTTCCACTCTTCGCGGCTCTGCCCGTCCTCAACCTCACGGTCGATCCAGGGGAGGAGGTTGCCGGCCAGCGGAAAGCCGAATTCTTTTTTCGGCATTGCATCACCGCGCAGCTCTGCCGTCACCTTCCGGTCGATCTCCAGGATCGCCGACGATGGATTTTTCAGAAGATCGGCAACCGAGCCGTGGAGAACTCCCATCTGGGAGAGGAGTTCACGCATATTGGGGGCCCCTGCGCCGGATGCGGCCTGGTAGGTCATGGAGGAGAGCCACTCCACCAGCCCCGCGCGGAAAAGTCCGCCCAGCCCCATGAGCATGAGGCTTACGGTGCAGTTGCCGCCTATGAAGTCCTTCTGCCCTTGGGCGAGCGCCGCGTCGATGACGTTGCGGTTCACCGGATCGAGGATGATGACAGCGTTCGGCTCCATCCGCAAAGTCGACGCCGCGTCGATCCAGTAGCCGTTCCAGCCGCTCTTACGCAGCTCGGGATGAACCGCCTTCGTGTAGTCCCCACCTTGGCAGGTAAGGATCACGTCGAGCTTTTTCAACTCCTCAAGATCAGATGCGTTCTTCAGCGTCCCGGCGTTCATGGGGGCAGGCTGCCCCGCCTGGGAGGTGGAGAAAAATACCGGTTCGATCCCTGCGAAATCGTTTTCCTCCTGCATGCGCTGAAGGAGTACCGAACCGACCATGCCGCGCCAACCGATAAGTCCAACTTTCATAACCTGTTTCCTCTTCTATGTGTGATGTGGAAAAATGAATAAATAGCGTAACAACTATACATATAGGGGCCGAATAAGGGAAGCCCCTTTCTCTCGGCTACTTAAGGTACTTGGAGGCAAGCAGCTCGGCGACCTGCACCGCGCCGCAGGCCGGAAGCCGCACAT from Geobacter sp. DSM 9736 includes the following:
- the asd gene encoding aspartate-semialdehyde dehydrogenase, giving the protein MKVGLIGWRGMVGSVLLQRMQEENDFAGIEPVFFSTSQAGQPAPMNAGTLKNASDLEELKKLDVILTCQGGDYTKAVHPELRKSGWNGYWIDAASTLRMEPNAVIILDPVNRNVIDAALAQGQKDFIGGNCTVSLMLMGLGGLFRAGLVEWLSSMTYQAASGAGAPNMRELLSQMGVLHGSVADLLKNPSSAILEIDRKVTAELRGDAMPKKEFGFPLAGNLLPWIDREVEDGQSREEWKGFAETNKILGASSPIPVDGICVRVGAMRCHSQGITIKLNKDVPIADIENLIANDNQWAKLVPNNKADSLAQLTPAAVSGTLTVPVGRVRKMKMGPQYVQAFTCGDQLLWGAAEPLRRMLRILMEK